A single Mangifera indica cultivar Alphonso chromosome 20, CATAS_Mindica_2.1, whole genome shotgun sequence DNA region contains:
- the LOC123204054 gene encoding uncharacterized protein LOC123204054 — translation MLVPELCSSRGVLSPFREESGDEELSVLPRHTKVIVTGNNRTKSVLVGLQGVVKKAVGLGGWHWLVLKNGVEVKLQRNALSVLEHPTGNEADDDHDYCSSGSDVAERDHDFSSTIEFHKLSKPRVRQTRPWVSSASAKLVNRSTYRDVQSIIHTSQLRVNLARLGTNSLRRYCRHYRLVNINSDSSREQLLNAVQRHFASQQPLCDTQVISKFIKAVKRRKASDD, via the exons ATGTTGGTACCGGAGTTATGCTCTTCTCGGGGCGTTCTCTCACCGTTCCGTGAAGAAAGCGGTGACGAAGAGCTCTCTGTTCTTCCCAGACATACGAAAGTTATAGTTACTGGAAACAACAGGACCAAGTCTGTTTTGGTGGGCTTGCAAGGCGTGGTAAAGAAGGCAGTTGGTCTCGGTGGTTGGCATTGGCtg GTTCTGAAAAATGGGGTTGAAGTTAAGCTGCAAAGGAATGCTTTGAGTGTGCTGGAACATCCCACCGGGAATGAAGCGGATGATGATCATGATTACTGTAGCAGTGGCTCAGATGTTGCTGAAAGGGACCATGATTTCT CAAGTACTATCGAGTTCCACAAATTGAGTAAGCCAAGAGTTCGTCAAACTAGGCCATGGGTTTCATCTGCATCTGCAAAGTTGGTGAATCGTAGTACCTACAGAGATGTTCAATCTATTATTCACACATCTCAACTG AGGGTGAACCTGGCCCGACTCGGAACAAATTCATTGCGAAGATACTGCAGACACTACCGCCTT GTTAACATCAATTCTGATTCATCAAGGGAGCAACTGCTTAATGCAGTGCAGCGGCACTTTGCATCACAG CAACCATTATGCGACACACAGGTGATCTCCAAATTCATCAAAGCAGTGAAGAGACGGAAAGCAAGTGACGACTGA